The nucleotide sequence TCCCTGTGGGAATGAAAAGAGTCCAATTCTACCAGCCCCACCTTAGACAATGTGATAGAAGAAAAGAGTGGAAAAATAGCAATCAGCCCTGTAGGATTTCTGCAGGGTACTTTCCCACCTTACCAGCTCTCTCCCTCTGTGTCAAGAGTTTTTCTTTTCCAGTTTTCAGGTGTGTACATATGCACATATTTTAATATTTGTAGTTTAGGATTTTCCAAAGGGCTGGAGATAGTCGGGAGAAATGTATTGCTACCAACCCTCACTGAGTCTCCTTTTCATGTGGATTTCCCCACCTGCTTTCCAACAACTTTCAGCACTAACAAAACGGCACTTaggatcctttgagggaagccatgtctgtttcAATTAGCAAGATGCATCTTTACACAAACCCTTCAGTCAATAAGCGTGCATGCATCACAACTAACTTTTATTATACATCCTTGTTTCTAGAACAGCCCATGCCGTCTTGTGTGGGGCAGGTAATATCGGTCGAGATCCAAACACAAAATGTGCAGAAGTGAAACTGGCAAATTATGCCGACTCCATGACAAGCTGCCTGGAATAGCGCACAGCTGCTTATATTATCACTTGAGATTACGGAGGAATTATTATTGCAGAGTTCTGAGAGCTCAGATGACGAGCTGTGGATCTTTCAAGTTCGCGAGAGAGAGACGACAGTGGTTTTCATGGCAGAAGACaaaatggggagaaattcaaccATTTTTAGGGGGTCCAGTGTTTCtgaaacttgggtccccagctgctgttggactacaactcccatcatccccgacccaccagtcttgctagctagggacggtgggagttgtagtctccaaacagctggagacccaagtttgagaaacactaggTGATAAAAGATGTTTTAGAGCAGGGTGAGGAACCTGATAATTCCAGACGGGGtgtctttgtgtatgtgtgtaagggGGAAGAAATAAGTATAAGAAGGGGCATGAATACTGAGGTTTATAAAAATATGCATAGTGTCCCTCAACTGGATGCTCCCCAGATGCTGAACTccggctcccatcattcctgcccatTGTTCGTACTTGCTGTGGCTAATAGCAGTTTGGAGTTTTGTTTTAGTTGCTATAACCTGCTCTTGGACCTTATGGTAAACAGTGGAtacggaatacagtggtgcctcgcaagacgaaatgaattCGTTCCGctagttttgtcgtcttgcgatttttttcgtcttgcgaagcacggtgttgggaaagttttggaaaagcttcaaaaatcaccaaagtctttaaaaacctcaaaaaatgctaccacaccgcgttctatgagttgctcctcgaagtcaagtcgcaactgtattaacggtgttaagaaaaaggaaacgaacttacaagacgtttccgtcttgcgaagcaagcccatagggaaaatcgtcttgcgaagcagctcaaaaaacaaaaaaccctttcgtctagcgagttttttgtcttgcgaggcattcgtcttgcgaggtaccactgtaaaataaatagcaacatCTTGTGGCTACTAAGATGGGAAAGGCTGTTGTGAGAGTGGCAGATTTTTGCCCCCTTCCCAAAGGACGCTCGAATTTGGGGTCGCCATGGAAATCTGCGGGTGGCAGATTGGCAATGGAGAAGGGGGAATTCTTTGCTCTCAGTGCATAGTTAACTTATGGGCAAGGGATGCGGCGATGACCACAGGCTGAAGGTGGCTTTGGAAAAGTGGGTTAGATCCAAACCTCAAGTAGGACAGGCCTATCAACCGCTATTCACTATGACAGCAGAATAAAACTCCCTTAGACAGAGGCAGTATATCTCAGGCTTCCAGATGCCAAGAAATACGACCAGCGGGAAGAGGGACTGTGGCCTGCTTCTTGAAGACATCGAGAAGCCGCTATCAGAAAACAGACTTGGATGGATGGACCTTCCATCTGCTCTAGTCAGGATCTTCATTTTCAGCCCACATAAGGATACCACGAATGGTCCCATTCTGTCCAGCTGTCCAGATGCCTCGCCTCACCTGTGGAGTTTGTCTTCCAGGCAATATGATCAACCAACCCCCAAGTGCTCATTCAAGAGAAAATATCAGAAAGGTCGGCTCTGTTTCAGGTGGTTCAGAAATCAACTTCCTTTTCAGCTCCTCACAAAACTTTCCAGGCAGCCTCAACAAAAGGTTCCTCCCTTTGACCCTCCggctgttgctggactgcaactcccatcatcccctgaccaCTGAGCATGactgctgggcctgatgggagttgcagtttggcaGCACCTGGCGGGCCAAAGATTCTGCCCCACTGATGTCCATAGGAGCTGATAGGAGGGGCAGCTGAGTCTTAAACcagtacagtcacaccttggatcCTGAAAGGCCTGAAATgtagatgttttggctcccaagtgccgcaaacccagaagtgattgctgcggtttgcaaactatttttggaagccgaacgtccaacggggcttctgtggcttccgactgACTGCAGGAGCCAACAAGAAGCCGCacttccgaacgttttggaagtttccgaacgttttggacaTTCCGAAcatttctgaacgttttggaatttgaacggacttctggaaccgattccgttcaacttccaaggtacgactgtattcagtCCTAGTCCTACTCAAGCCTAAACCCATTGAAGTTGacaggcatgactaacttagccaatggttccccacctctgctctaaacatttacagtggtacctctggatgtgaacgggatccgttctggagccccgttcgcatccagaagtgaacgcaacccacatGCGCGGGTCgggatttgccgcttctgcacatgacgtAATTTtcaccgtctgcgcatgcgcgagcagcgaaacctggaagtaacgcgctccattacttccgggtcgccgcagcgtgcaacccgaaaatacatcccaaagctacttcaacccgaggtatgactgtataccacCATAGCTCCACAGTCGTTTTTAAAAATCTTCTGAGTACCTGGGCATTTCCACACGGATTTTCTGATATTTTGCAAAGGTCAGAGGGActggaggtttggggggggggtccgtttgccttctctttcccctccccacctcctgaTCCGGCTACGGCCTCTCCCCGCCATGTGTCTTTTTATGCACGGTCAGGTGGGACGTgcggctgaagctcttcccgcagtccAAGCACTCgaagggcttctcccccgtgtgggttCTCCGGTGTGTGATAAGGTAACCCCGGTcgttgaagctcttcccgcactcggagcactcgaagggcttctcccccgtgtgggtccTCTGGTGCGTGACGAGGGAGCCCTTCTGGTTGAAGCCCTTCCCGCAGTCGGCGCACTTGtggggcttctcgcccgtgtggatctTCTCGTGCCTCAGGCGGTCGGAGCGGTGCGAGAACCACTTCCCGCACTGCGAGCACTCgaagggcttctcgcccgtgtgcgtCCTCTCGTGCCCCACGAGGTACGACCTCTGGCTGAAGGTTTTCCCGCAGGCGGAGCACtcgtagggcttctcgcccgtgtggaccCGGCTGTGGCGCACGAGCTGTGAGCTTGTGcagaagctcttcccgcagtccGAGCACTcgtagggcttctctcccgtgtgcacCCGCTTGTGGCTGATCAGCTGAGAGCTGATGCCAAAGGCTTTCCCGCAGTCGGAACATccgtagggcttctcgcccgtgtgggtccTCTGGTGCTTCAAGAGGTTGCCTCGCTCCGTGAAGCTTTTCCCGCAGCTCaagcacttgtagggcttctccccggtgtggacgCGCTTGTGGTTGATGAGGTGGGAGCTGGTAGAGAAGTGcttcccgcactcggagcacTCAAACGGCTTCTCCGTGGCAAAGTTTGTCGCGGGCACGTTGCCCGGAGGCCCTTCTTCCACCGGGAAAAGCTTCCCAAGGATGACTTCTTCCAACGATATCCGGGTGGGGTGTCTGCGCTCGGGTCTTTCTGCTGGGAGGACCGCCTCTTCGTTTTCTCCGTCGGACTCGGACTCGTCGACTTGTGGAATG is from Podarcis muralis chromosome 2, rPodMur119.hap1.1, whole genome shotgun sequence and encodes:
- the LOC114592331 gene encoding uncharacterized protein LOC114592331, whose product is MRRGLDKEKEHLFTIPFQEMQTWEKDSGSDLCAQVVALAEDFLLRRQEPDGDTQNVPQLSEKNLSDSKKAQEEKQAEEAEEYNGETALLVDESESDGENEEAVLPAERPERRHPTRISLEEVILGKLFPVEEGPPGNVPATNFATEKPFECSECGKHFSTSSHLINHKRVHTGEKPYKCLSCGKSFTERGNLLKHQRTHTGEKPYGCSDCGKAFGISSQLISHKRVHTGEKPYECSDCGKSFCTSSQLVRHSRVHTGEKPYECSACGKTFSQRSYLVGHERTHTGEKPFECSQCGKWFSHRSDRLRHEKIHTGEKPHKCADCGKGFNQKGSLVTHQRTHTGEKPFECSECGKSFNDRGYLITHRRTHTGEKPFECLDCGKSFSRTSHLTVHKKTHGGERP